In Oncorhynchus tshawytscha isolate Ot180627B linkage group LG23, Otsh_v2.0, whole genome shotgun sequence, the following proteins share a genomic window:
- the ube2s gene encoding ubiquitin-conjugating enzyme E2 S, which yields MNSNVENLPPQVLRLVYKEVSALAADPPEGIKIYPSEEDITELHTAIEGPEGTPFAGGVFRMRLVLGKDFPAAPPKGYFLTKIFHPNVGHKGEICVNVLKRDWRAELGLRHVLLTIKCLMIHPNPESALNEEAGRLLLEDYTEYASRARLLTEIHAMGGYGGTSGVPQDPADGPQPKKHAGDPTKRAMGPGVAPSAALGNGANGSSTTSSSSSSNSNVVGKKKTDKKRALRRL from the exons ATG AACTCCAATGTAGAGAACTTGCCGCCCCAGGTTCTGCGTCTGGTGTACAAAGAGGTGTCTGCACTCGCTGCAGATCCCCCTGAGGGCATCAAGATCTACCCCAGCGAAGAAGACATCACAGAACTCCATACAGCCATTGAGGGACCAG AAGGAACCCCGTTTGCCGGGGGTGTTTTCCGAATGCGCCTGGTCCTGGGGAAGGACTTCCCTGCTGCACCACCGAAAGGCTACTTCCTAACCAAGATCTTCCACCCTAATGTGGGCCACAAGGGAGAGATCTGTGTCAACGTCCTGAAGAGGGACTGGAGGGCAGAGCTGGGACTCAGACATGTATTATTG actaTCAAGTGCCTTATGATCCATCCCAACCCTGAGTCGGCTCTCAACGAGGAGGCGGGGCGTCTGCTCCTGGAGGACTATACAGAGTATGCGTCCCGTGCTCGCCTCCTGACTGAGATCCATGCCATGGGGGGGTATGGGGGGACGTCGGGGGTGCCCCAGGACCCAGCCGATGGCCCCCAGCCCAAAAAACACGCAGGGGACCCTACCAAGAGGGCGATGGGACCAGGGGTTGCCCCCTCTGCTGCTCTGGGTAACGGAGCCAATGGAAGCAGTACTACctccagcagtagtagtagcaatagtaatgTTGTAGGGAAGAAGAAAACTGATAAAAAGCGAGCGTTGAGACGACTCTAA